A stretch of the Medicago truncatula cultivar Jemalong A17 chromosome 5, MtrunA17r5.0-ANR, whole genome shotgun sequence genome encodes the following:
- the LOC11433617 gene encoding ATP-dependent zinc metalloprotease FTSH 4, mitochondrial isoform X1 translates to MAASTRLITQQLLTCSIHQTRMQQVERRQSEFGKVKELLSRNYVSHNKFEGCPKNRLFISQSRYLGNLVRPLCGSSEAEKSTSPKELYDENDPEAVIRAFESNPSLHTNYLAFSEYVKALVKVGRLSESEFLKTLLRAISNSAKKEESSIGGIAALTNVGEPTRDGILETTSAPTDMVAALEGGNFKEQYGIQFGLLQWPSTEFNSIINLNLICTFSVLLFTLFFYITFMYKEVQPSLETSTKLSDMKGVGEAKAELEEIVDYLKDPKHFTRLGGKLPKGILIVGPPGTGKTMLARAIAGEAEVPFFSTSGREFEEMVVGVGAQRVRDLFAAAKKRLPCIIFIDEIDAFGGKLNSNDQMYMKLTLNQMLVELDGLKQNEGIIVIGATKSHKLIDEALLRHGRFDRLVVVRKPDEEGRREILEYHMSKVLKADNVDLMKIAQFTPGFSGAGLANLVNIAALRAAKDGAEAVSTLDLEFALDMIIMGSQRKSVVISEESREKTAFHECGHALVAIYTDGANPIDKATIVPHGGYRGRVYYLPRDKDENRLSRKRMLAKLDVSMGGRVAEVLIFGQSGVNAGACSDIFKATSLARRMVTRYGMSTEVGPVSHDYFDNGRSMSSETRLLIEKEVKNLLERACNNAKTILTTHQKELHVLTKALLKHQTLTGKQIKDLLANGQSRVVKAKAKFGLMICDGMEWNEIE, encoded by the exons ATGGCGGCATCGACGCGTTTAATAACGCAGCAGCTGCTTACTTGTTCAATCCATCAAACTCGAATGCAGCAG GTTGAAAGGCGTCAATCTGAATTCGGAAAGGTCAAAGAATTATTGAGTAGAAACTATGTATCTCACAACAAGTTTGAGGGCTGTCCAA AGAATAGGCTTTTCATTTCCCAGTCCAGGTATCTAGGAAATCTGGTCCGACCGCTATGCGGTTCATCTGAAGCAGAGAAATCCACTTCTCCTAAAGAACTTTACGATGAAAATGATCCTGAAGCCGTGATTAGGGCATTTGAAAGCAACCCGTCTCTTCATACAAATTATTTGGCATTTTCTGAATATGTTAAAGCATTAGTAAAAGTTGGTAGGTTGTCTGaaagtgaatttctgaaaactTTGCTAAGAG CTATTTCTAATTCAgcgaaaaaagaagaaagtagTATAGGCGGCATTGCGGCTCTTACAAATGTCGGAGAACCTACAAGAGATGGGATTCTTGAAACTACAAGTGCTCCTACTGATATGGTCGCTGCATTAGAAGGTGGAAATTTCAAAGAGCAGTATGGCATACAATTTGGTTTATTGCAGTGGCCTTCCACTGAGTTTAATTCAATCATAAATCTGAATTTGATTTGCACATTCTCTGTTTTGTTAttcaccctttttttttatattactttTATGTACAAAGAAGTGCAGCCCAGTCTAGAGACAAGTACTAAACTTAGCGATATGAAAGGTGTAGGCGAGGCAAAGGCTGAACTTGAAGAAATTGTTGATTACCTAAAAGATCCTAAG CACTTTACTCGTCTTGGTGGCAAACTCCCAAAAGGTATTTTGATTGTTGGCCCGCCTGGCACTGGTAAAACAATGTTGGCGAGAGCTATTGCTGGAGAAGCCGAGGTTCCTTTCTTCTCAACCAGTGGACGTGAATTTGAAGAGATGGTTGTTGGTGTTGGTGCACAAAGGGTGAGAGATCTTTTTGCTGCTGCAAAAAAACGGTTGCCTTGTATAATCTTTATTGATGAGATTGATGCGTTTGGTGGAAAACTAAATTCAAACGACCAAATGTACATGAAGTTGACTTTAAATCAAATGCTTGTTGAGTTAGATGGACTCAAACAAAATGAAGGCATAATTGTGATTGGTGCTACTAAGTCTCACAAGTTAATAGATGAGGCTTTGTTGAGACATGGGCGATTTGATCGCCTTGTTGTTGTTCGCAAACCTGATGAAGAAGGACGGCGAGAGATTTTGGAATATCACATGTCAAAG GTTCTGAAGGCAGATAATGTTGATCTGATGAAGATTGCTCAGTTTACACCTGGGTTCTCTGGTGCTGGCCTTGCAAACTTGGTTAATATTGCTGCCCTGAGGGCTGCAAAGGACGGTGCCGAAGCCGTGAGCACACTTGATTTAGAGTTTGCACTGGACATGATTATAATGGGAAGTCAGCGCAAGTCAGTTGTTATATCTGAGGAATCAAGAGAAAAGACTGCTTTCCATGAGTGTGGCCATGCCTTAGTTGCAATTTATACCGATGGTGCGAATCCAATTGACAAGGCAACTATTGTTCCTCATGGGGGATATCGTGGTAGGGTTTATTATTTGCCTCGTGACAAAGATGAGAACAGGCTCTCTCGTAAACGGATGCTTGCCAAACTTGATGTTAGCATGGGAGGTCGGGTTGCTGAAGTGCTAATTTTCGGACAAAGTGGAGTTAATGCCGGTGCATGCTCAGATATTTTTAAGGCAACTTCTCTGGCCAGGAGAATGGTTACCAGATATGGTATGAGTACTGAAGTTGGACCCGTCAGTCACGATTACTTCGATAACGGGAGAAGTATGAGCTCAGAAACTAGGCTGCTTATTGAGAAAGAAGTGAAGAATTTGCTTGAGAGAGCTTGCAACAATGCAAAAACTATTCTAACCACCCATCAAAAGGAGCTTCATGTGCTTACAAAGGCTCTTCTGAAGCATCAGACACTTACAGGAAAACAGATTAAAGATTTACTTGCAAATGGGCAGTCACGTGTAGTCAAAGCTAAGGCTAAGTTTGGATTGATGATATgtgatggaatggaatggaatgaaattgaataa
- the LOC11433617 gene encoding ATP-dependent zinc metalloprotease FTSH 4, mitochondrial isoform X3 — translation MAASTRLITQQLLTCSIHQTRMQQVERRQSEFGKVKELLSRNYVSHNKFEGCPKNRLFISQSRYLGNLVRPLCGSSEAEKSTSPKELYDENDPEAVIRAFESNPSLHTNYLAFSEYVKALVKVGRLSESEFLKTLLRAISNSAKKEESSIGGIAALTNVGEPTRDGILETTSAPTDMVAALEEVQPSLETSTKLSDMKGVGEAKAELEEIVDYLKDPKHFTRLGGKLPKGILIVGPPGTGKTMLARAIAGEAEVPFFSTSGREFEEMVVGVGAQRVRDLFAAAKKRLPCIIFIDEIDAFGGKLNSNDQMYMKLTLNQMLVELDGLKQNEGIIVIGATKSHKLIDEALLRHGRFDRLVVVRKPDEEGRREILEYHMSKVLKADNVDLMKIAQFTPGFSGAGLANLVNIAALRAAKDGAEAVSTLDLEFALDMIIMGSQRKSVVISEESREKTAFHECGHALVAIYTDGANPIDKATIVPHGGYRGRVYYLPRDKDENRLSRKRMLAKLDVSMGGRVAEVLIFGQSGVNAGACSDIFKATSLARRMVTRYGMSTEVGPVSHDYFDNGRSMSSETRLLIEKEVKNLLERACNNAKTILTTHQKELHVLTKALLKHQTLTGKQIKDLLANGQSRVVKAKAKFGLMICDGMEWNEIE, via the exons ATGGCGGCATCGACGCGTTTAATAACGCAGCAGCTGCTTACTTGTTCAATCCATCAAACTCGAATGCAGCAG GTTGAAAGGCGTCAATCTGAATTCGGAAAGGTCAAAGAATTATTGAGTAGAAACTATGTATCTCACAACAAGTTTGAGGGCTGTCCAA AGAATAGGCTTTTCATTTCCCAGTCCAGGTATCTAGGAAATCTGGTCCGACCGCTATGCGGTTCATCTGAAGCAGAGAAATCCACTTCTCCTAAAGAACTTTACGATGAAAATGATCCTGAAGCCGTGATTAGGGCATTTGAAAGCAACCCGTCTCTTCATACAAATTATTTGGCATTTTCTGAATATGTTAAAGCATTAGTAAAAGTTGGTAGGTTGTCTGaaagtgaatttctgaaaactTTGCTAAGAG CTATTTCTAATTCAgcgaaaaaagaagaaagtagTATAGGCGGCATTGCGGCTCTTACAAATGTCGGAGAACCTACAAGAGATGGGATTCTTGAAACTACAAGTGCTCCTACTGATATGGTCGCTGCATTAGAAG AAGTGCAGCCCAGTCTAGAGACAAGTACTAAACTTAGCGATATGAAAGGTGTAGGCGAGGCAAAGGCTGAACTTGAAGAAATTGTTGATTACCTAAAAGATCCTAAG CACTTTACTCGTCTTGGTGGCAAACTCCCAAAAGGTATTTTGATTGTTGGCCCGCCTGGCACTGGTAAAACAATGTTGGCGAGAGCTATTGCTGGAGAAGCCGAGGTTCCTTTCTTCTCAACCAGTGGACGTGAATTTGAAGAGATGGTTGTTGGTGTTGGTGCACAAAGGGTGAGAGATCTTTTTGCTGCTGCAAAAAAACGGTTGCCTTGTATAATCTTTATTGATGAGATTGATGCGTTTGGTGGAAAACTAAATTCAAACGACCAAATGTACATGAAGTTGACTTTAAATCAAATGCTTGTTGAGTTAGATGGACTCAAACAAAATGAAGGCATAATTGTGATTGGTGCTACTAAGTCTCACAAGTTAATAGATGAGGCTTTGTTGAGACATGGGCGATTTGATCGCCTTGTTGTTGTTCGCAAACCTGATGAAGAAGGACGGCGAGAGATTTTGGAATATCACATGTCAAAG GTTCTGAAGGCAGATAATGTTGATCTGATGAAGATTGCTCAGTTTACACCTGGGTTCTCTGGTGCTGGCCTTGCAAACTTGGTTAATATTGCTGCCCTGAGGGCTGCAAAGGACGGTGCCGAAGCCGTGAGCACACTTGATTTAGAGTTTGCACTGGACATGATTATAATGGGAAGTCAGCGCAAGTCAGTTGTTATATCTGAGGAATCAAGAGAAAAGACTGCTTTCCATGAGTGTGGCCATGCCTTAGTTGCAATTTATACCGATGGTGCGAATCCAATTGACAAGGCAACTATTGTTCCTCATGGGGGATATCGTGGTAGGGTTTATTATTTGCCTCGTGACAAAGATGAGAACAGGCTCTCTCGTAAACGGATGCTTGCCAAACTTGATGTTAGCATGGGAGGTCGGGTTGCTGAAGTGCTAATTTTCGGACAAAGTGGAGTTAATGCCGGTGCATGCTCAGATATTTTTAAGGCAACTTCTCTGGCCAGGAGAATGGTTACCAGATATGGTATGAGTACTGAAGTTGGACCCGTCAGTCACGATTACTTCGATAACGGGAGAAGTATGAGCTCAGAAACTAGGCTGCTTATTGAGAAAGAAGTGAAGAATTTGCTTGAGAGAGCTTGCAACAATGCAAAAACTATTCTAACCACCCATCAAAAGGAGCTTCATGTGCTTACAAAGGCTCTTCTGAAGCATCAGACACTTACAGGAAAACAGATTAAAGATTTACTTGCAAATGGGCAGTCACGTGTAGTCAAAGCTAAGGCTAAGTTTGGATTGATGATATgtgatggaatggaatggaatgaaattgaataa
- the LOC11433617 gene encoding ATP-dependent zinc metalloprotease FTSH 4, mitochondrial isoform X4, with amino-acid sequence MAASTRLITQQLLTCSIHQTRMQQVERRQSEFGKVKELLSRNYVSHNKFEGCPTISNSAKKEESSIGGIAALTNVGEPTRDGILETTSAPTDMVAALEEVQPSLETSTKLSDMKGVGEAKAELEEIVDYLKDPKHFTRLGGKLPKGILIVGPPGTGKTMLARAIAGEAEVPFFSTSGREFEEMVVGVGAQRVRDLFAAAKKRLPCIIFIDEIDAFGGKLNSNDQMYMKLTLNQMLVELDGLKQNEGIIVIGATKSHKLIDEALLRHGRFDRLVVVRKPDEEGRREILEYHMSKVLKADNVDLMKIAQFTPGFSGAGLANLVNIAALRAAKDGAEAVSTLDLEFALDMIIMGSQRKSVVISEESREKTAFHECGHALVAIYTDGANPIDKATIVPHGGYRGRVYYLPRDKDENRLSRKRMLAKLDVSMGGRVAEVLIFGQSGVNAGACSDIFKATSLARRMVTRYGMSTEVGPVSHDYFDNGRSMSSETRLLIEKEVKNLLERACNNAKTILTTHQKELHVLTKALLKHQTLTGKQIKDLLANGQSRVVKAKAKFGLMICDGMEWNEIE; translated from the exons ATGGCGGCATCGACGCGTTTAATAACGCAGCAGCTGCTTACTTGTTCAATCCATCAAACTCGAATGCAGCAG GTTGAAAGGCGTCAATCTGAATTCGGAAAGGTCAAAGAATTATTGAGTAGAAACTATGTATCTCACAACAAGTTTGAGGGCTGTCCAA CTATTTCTAATTCAgcgaaaaaagaagaaagtagTATAGGCGGCATTGCGGCTCTTACAAATGTCGGAGAACCTACAAGAGATGGGATTCTTGAAACTACAAGTGCTCCTACTGATATGGTCGCTGCATTAGAAG AAGTGCAGCCCAGTCTAGAGACAAGTACTAAACTTAGCGATATGAAAGGTGTAGGCGAGGCAAAGGCTGAACTTGAAGAAATTGTTGATTACCTAAAAGATCCTAAG CACTTTACTCGTCTTGGTGGCAAACTCCCAAAAGGTATTTTGATTGTTGGCCCGCCTGGCACTGGTAAAACAATGTTGGCGAGAGCTATTGCTGGAGAAGCCGAGGTTCCTTTCTTCTCAACCAGTGGACGTGAATTTGAAGAGATGGTTGTTGGTGTTGGTGCACAAAGGGTGAGAGATCTTTTTGCTGCTGCAAAAAAACGGTTGCCTTGTATAATCTTTATTGATGAGATTGATGCGTTTGGTGGAAAACTAAATTCAAACGACCAAATGTACATGAAGTTGACTTTAAATCAAATGCTTGTTGAGTTAGATGGACTCAAACAAAATGAAGGCATAATTGTGATTGGTGCTACTAAGTCTCACAAGTTAATAGATGAGGCTTTGTTGAGACATGGGCGATTTGATCGCCTTGTTGTTGTTCGCAAACCTGATGAAGAAGGACGGCGAGAGATTTTGGAATATCACATGTCAAAG GTTCTGAAGGCAGATAATGTTGATCTGATGAAGATTGCTCAGTTTACACCTGGGTTCTCTGGTGCTGGCCTTGCAAACTTGGTTAATATTGCTGCCCTGAGGGCTGCAAAGGACGGTGCCGAAGCCGTGAGCACACTTGATTTAGAGTTTGCACTGGACATGATTATAATGGGAAGTCAGCGCAAGTCAGTTGTTATATCTGAGGAATCAAGAGAAAAGACTGCTTTCCATGAGTGTGGCCATGCCTTAGTTGCAATTTATACCGATGGTGCGAATCCAATTGACAAGGCAACTATTGTTCCTCATGGGGGATATCGTGGTAGGGTTTATTATTTGCCTCGTGACAAAGATGAGAACAGGCTCTCTCGTAAACGGATGCTTGCCAAACTTGATGTTAGCATGGGAGGTCGGGTTGCTGAAGTGCTAATTTTCGGACAAAGTGGAGTTAATGCCGGTGCATGCTCAGATATTTTTAAGGCAACTTCTCTGGCCAGGAGAATGGTTACCAGATATGGTATGAGTACTGAAGTTGGACCCGTCAGTCACGATTACTTCGATAACGGGAGAAGTATGAGCTCAGAAACTAGGCTGCTTATTGAGAAAGAAGTGAAGAATTTGCTTGAGAGAGCTTGCAACAATGCAAAAACTATTCTAACCACCCATCAAAAGGAGCTTCATGTGCTTACAAAGGCTCTTCTGAAGCATCAGACACTTACAGGAAAACAGATTAAAGATTTACTTGCAAATGGGCAGTCACGTGTAGTCAAAGCTAAGGCTAAGTTTGGATTGATGATATgtgatggaatggaatggaatgaaattgaataa
- the LOC11433617 gene encoding ATP-dependent zinc metalloprotease FTSH 4, mitochondrial isoform X2, whose translation MVALEVERRQSEFGKVKELLSRNYVSHNKFEGCPKNRLFISQSRYLGNLVRPLCGSSEAEKSTSPKELYDENDPEAVIRAFESNPSLHTNYLAFSEYVKALVKVGRLSESEFLKTLLRAISNSAKKEESSIGGIAALTNVGEPTRDGILETTSAPTDMVAALEGGNFKEQYGIQFGLLQWPSTEFNSIINLNLICTFSVLLFTLFFYITFMYKEVQPSLETSTKLSDMKGVGEAKAELEEIVDYLKDPKHFTRLGGKLPKGILIVGPPGTGKTMLARAIAGEAEVPFFSTSGREFEEMVVGVGAQRVRDLFAAAKKRLPCIIFIDEIDAFGGKLNSNDQMYMKLTLNQMLVELDGLKQNEGIIVIGATKSHKLIDEALLRHGRFDRLVVVRKPDEEGRREILEYHMSKVLKADNVDLMKIAQFTPGFSGAGLANLVNIAALRAAKDGAEAVSTLDLEFALDMIIMGSQRKSVVISEESREKTAFHECGHALVAIYTDGANPIDKATIVPHGGYRGRVYYLPRDKDENRLSRKRMLAKLDVSMGGRVAEVLIFGQSGVNAGACSDIFKATSLARRMVTRYGMSTEVGPVSHDYFDNGRSMSSETRLLIEKEVKNLLERACNNAKTILTTHQKELHVLTKALLKHQTLTGKQIKDLLANGQSRVVKAKAKFGLMICDGMEWNEIE comes from the exons ATGGTGGCTTTGGAG GTTGAAAGGCGTCAATCTGAATTCGGAAAGGTCAAAGAATTATTGAGTAGAAACTATGTATCTCACAACAAGTTTGAGGGCTGTCCAA AGAATAGGCTTTTCATTTCCCAGTCCAGGTATCTAGGAAATCTGGTCCGACCGCTATGCGGTTCATCTGAAGCAGAGAAATCCACTTCTCCTAAAGAACTTTACGATGAAAATGATCCTGAAGCCGTGATTAGGGCATTTGAAAGCAACCCGTCTCTTCATACAAATTATTTGGCATTTTCTGAATATGTTAAAGCATTAGTAAAAGTTGGTAGGTTGTCTGaaagtgaatttctgaaaactTTGCTAAGAG CTATTTCTAATTCAgcgaaaaaagaagaaagtagTATAGGCGGCATTGCGGCTCTTACAAATGTCGGAGAACCTACAAGAGATGGGATTCTTGAAACTACAAGTGCTCCTACTGATATGGTCGCTGCATTAGAAGGTGGAAATTTCAAAGAGCAGTATGGCATACAATTTGGTTTATTGCAGTGGCCTTCCACTGAGTTTAATTCAATCATAAATCTGAATTTGATTTGCACATTCTCTGTTTTGTTAttcaccctttttttttatattactttTATGTACAAAGAAGTGCAGCCCAGTCTAGAGACAAGTACTAAACTTAGCGATATGAAAGGTGTAGGCGAGGCAAAGGCTGAACTTGAAGAAATTGTTGATTACCTAAAAGATCCTAAG CACTTTACTCGTCTTGGTGGCAAACTCCCAAAAGGTATTTTGATTGTTGGCCCGCCTGGCACTGGTAAAACAATGTTGGCGAGAGCTATTGCTGGAGAAGCCGAGGTTCCTTTCTTCTCAACCAGTGGACGTGAATTTGAAGAGATGGTTGTTGGTGTTGGTGCACAAAGGGTGAGAGATCTTTTTGCTGCTGCAAAAAAACGGTTGCCTTGTATAATCTTTATTGATGAGATTGATGCGTTTGGTGGAAAACTAAATTCAAACGACCAAATGTACATGAAGTTGACTTTAAATCAAATGCTTGTTGAGTTAGATGGACTCAAACAAAATGAAGGCATAATTGTGATTGGTGCTACTAAGTCTCACAAGTTAATAGATGAGGCTTTGTTGAGACATGGGCGATTTGATCGCCTTGTTGTTGTTCGCAAACCTGATGAAGAAGGACGGCGAGAGATTTTGGAATATCACATGTCAAAG GTTCTGAAGGCAGATAATGTTGATCTGATGAAGATTGCTCAGTTTACACCTGGGTTCTCTGGTGCTGGCCTTGCAAACTTGGTTAATATTGCTGCCCTGAGGGCTGCAAAGGACGGTGCCGAAGCCGTGAGCACACTTGATTTAGAGTTTGCACTGGACATGATTATAATGGGAAGTCAGCGCAAGTCAGTTGTTATATCTGAGGAATCAAGAGAAAAGACTGCTTTCCATGAGTGTGGCCATGCCTTAGTTGCAATTTATACCGATGGTGCGAATCCAATTGACAAGGCAACTATTGTTCCTCATGGGGGATATCGTGGTAGGGTTTATTATTTGCCTCGTGACAAAGATGAGAACAGGCTCTCTCGTAAACGGATGCTTGCCAAACTTGATGTTAGCATGGGAGGTCGGGTTGCTGAAGTGCTAATTTTCGGACAAAGTGGAGTTAATGCCGGTGCATGCTCAGATATTTTTAAGGCAACTTCTCTGGCCAGGAGAATGGTTACCAGATATGGTATGAGTACTGAAGTTGGACCCGTCAGTCACGATTACTTCGATAACGGGAGAAGTATGAGCTCAGAAACTAGGCTGCTTATTGAGAAAGAAGTGAAGAATTTGCTTGAGAGAGCTTGCAACAATGCAAAAACTATTCTAACCACCCATCAAAAGGAGCTTCATGTGCTTACAAAGGCTCTTCTGAAGCATCAGACACTTACAGGAAAACAGATTAAAGATTTACTTGCAAATGGGCAGTCACGTGTAGTCAAAGCTAAGGCTAAGTTTGGATTGATGATATgtgatggaatggaatggaatgaaattgaataa
- the LOC11423431 gene encoding F-box only protein 8 gives MPSNSAYIHEDIAFSILLKLPIKSLKRFECVRKLWSHLTEDEDSPFMTMYSNNLLLSQPYDGDTSLLINMCPRLERFHSLSGERFANRVSLINPIQSDCEALQIIGFGSVNGILCLQYGETRISLWNPTTNEFKVIPPAGTRLPHIVHKFKSKLVDPFYIQTTIHGFGYDSVADDYKLICLQSFEPYYFYNDKQRMKQSLLLQHKSLQPFWMIYSLTSNSWKKLYVNMPRSSPTFQLEYYHGNHRLYMDGVCHWLSLPTSGACMVSFDLNNETFFVTPIPSYILRVRRRAWQQLMVVNHSIALVSLPYHNTQTYHISIWGEVGVKESWIKLFTESGIGGVAALTNVGEPTSGILGTASAPTDMVAALEGGNFKEQQWHTIWFIAAAFLLISCVGTSCIKESEKKCSQVLRQILNLAM, from the exons ATGCCTTCCAATTCTGCTTACATTCACGAAGATATTGCCTTCTCTATTCTATTAAAACTCCCCATTAAATCTTTGAAACGATTTGAATGCGTACGCAAATTATGGTCTCACCTTACCGAAGACGAAGACTCTCCTTTCATGACTATGTATAGCAACAATCTTCTTTTATCTCAACCTTATGACGGTGATACATCTCTCCTGATTAATATGTGCCCTCGATTAGAAAGGTTCCATTCTCTGTCTGGTGAAAGGTTTGCGAATAGGGTCAGTTTAATTAATCCAATTCAATCCGATTGTGAAGCACTTCAAATCATTGGCTTTGGGAGTGTTAATGGCATACTTTGTCTCCAATATGGAGAAACAAGAATCTCACTGTGGAATCCAACTACCAACGAATTCAAGGTTATTCCTCCTGCTGGGACACGTCTTCCACATATTGTtcataaatttaaatctaaacTGGTTGATCCCTTTTACATTCAGACTACGATTCATGGATTTGGTTATGACTCTGTTGCTGATGACTATAAGCTCATTTGTCTTCAATCATTTGAACCATATTACTTTTATAATGATAAGCAACGCATGAAACAGTCATTGTTGTTGCAACATAAATCTCTTCAACCCTTTTGGATGATTTATAGCTTAACAAGTAATTCGTGGAAGAAACTCTATGTCAATATGCCTCGTTCTTCACCAACTTTTCAGTTGGAATATTACCATGGAAATCACCGACTCTATATGGATGGAGTGTGTCATTGGTTGTCTCTCCCGACTTCAGGAGCATGTATGGTATCATTTGACTTGAACAATGAGACGTTCTTTGTCACACCCATACCCTCCTACATTCTTAGGGTTAGACGTCGTGCATGGCAACAATTGATGGTGGTGAATCACTCTATTGCCTTGGTCTCTTTACCTTATCACAACACACAAACTTACCATATATCAATTTGGGGTGAAGTTGGTGTGAAGGAATCATGGATCAAACTCTTCACTG AAAGTGGCATAGGTGGAGTTGCTGCTCTTACAAACGTCGGAGAACCTACAAGTGGGATTCTTGGAACTGCAAGTGCTCCTACTGATATGGTTGCTGCATTAGAAGGTGGAAATTTCAAAGAGCAGCAATGGCATACAATTTGGTTTATTGCAGCGGCCTTCCTCTTGATTTCTTGTGTAGGCACATCGTGTATAAAGGAATCAGAAAAG AAATGCAGCCAAGTGTTGAGACAAATACTAAACTTAGCGATGTGA
- the LOC11427239 gene encoding agamous-like MADS-box protein AGL80: MAGKKVKLAFITNHTARRATYKKRVQSLMKKLNEITTLCGVKACGIVFKPDDLEPQIWPSIEGVHSVLVRFMQTPNFDRDRKMFDHESYLKERIQKLNEKLKKKMKENRMMWMSVQLHHYLEAGNVPEDLSTSDMNDLTYVVDEKMKEINMKMVQLEKDERS; this comes from the coding sequence ATGGCAGGAAAGAAAGTGAAGCTTGCATTCATAACCAATCACACAGCAAGAAGGGCAACGTACAAAAAAAGGGTACAAAGTTTGATGAAGAAGCTCAATGAAATCACAACCCTATGTGGAGTTAAGGCATGTGGTATAGTTTTCAAGCCTGATGATCTTGAACCACAAATTTGGCCATCCATTGAAGGAGTCCATAGCGTGCTGGTTCGATTCATGCAGACTCCGAACTTCGATCGAGACCGAAAGATGTTCGACCATGAGAGTTACTTGAAGGAAAGGATCCAAAAGTTGAATgagaagttgaagaaaaaaatgaaggagaATAGGATGATGTGGATGAGTGTTCAATTGCATCACTATCTTGAGGCAGGGAATGTTCCTGAGGATTTAAGCACTTCAGATATGAATGATCTCACATATGTGGTTGAtgagaaaatgaaggaaattaATATGAAGATGGTGCAATTGGAGAAGGATGAGAGGTCTTAG
- the LOC11433119 gene encoding transcription factor RF2b — protein sequence MQHQSSNPNPNSNPNRHNASQLPPPPPPSTAAATTAKPSLFPRTTNVPSHHRRAHSDLTFRLPDDMMDLSPSDPFTGGSSTASLDEIGSEDDLFSTYIDMDKLGDGGADPGGNDEGEKNPVRSRHRHSNSVDGSSSFGEIMDGKKAMPPDKLAELWSVDPKRAKRILANRQSAARSKERKARYIHELERKVQTLQTEATTLSAQLTLYQRDTTGLSTENTELKLRLQAMEQQAHLRDALNDALKKEVERLKVATGDIMSHTESFNLGMHQMQFTESDYAPIPPQGPSGHRNIRLPLFGHSPSSMPSHQLHQTNSHSYSELLQNDQIGRFQGLDISSKGTAVVKSEDPSLSASESSTTF from the exons ATGCAACATCAATCTTCAAACCCTAATCCCAATTCAAATCCAAATCGACACAATGCATCTCAATTACCACCACCCCCACCACCTTCCACGGCGGCAGCAACCACCGCCAAACCCTCACTCTTCCCACGCACCACCAACGTCCCTTCCCACCACCGTCGAGCACACTCCGATCTCACATTCCGCTTACCTGACGACATGATGGACCTCTCCCCGTCCGATCCATTCACCGGCGGATCATCAACGGCGAGCCTCGATGAGATCGGATCCGAAGATGACTTGTTCTCGACGTACATTGACATGGATAAGCTTGGAGATGGTGGAGCAGATCCGGGTGGAAACGATGAGGGGGAGAAGAATCCGGTGAGGTCGAGGCATCGGCATAGTAATTCGGTTGATGGGTCGAGTTCGTTTGGGGAGATTATGGATGGGAAGAAAGCTATGCCTCCTGATAAATTGGCTGAGCTTTGGTCTGTTGATCCTAAGCGTGCCAAAAG AATACTTGCTAATCGACAATCTGCTGCTCGTTCAAAAGAGAGAAAGGCCCGCTATATACATGAACTAGAGCGCAAAGTTCAAACCCTACAGACTGAAGCTACAACTCTTTCTGCTCAACTGACACTATATCAG CGAGACACGACAGGTCTGAGTACTGAAAATACAGAGCTTAAGCTCCGTCTGCAAGCCATGGAGCAACAAGCACATCTCCGTGATG CTCTTAATGATGCATTGAAGAAAGAAGTTGAGAGATTGAAGGTTGCTACTGGAGATATAATGAGCCACACTGAATCTTTTAATCTCGGTATGCACCAAATGCAATTTACAGAATCAGATTACGCTCCAATTCCACCACAAGGGCCTTCTGGTCACCGGAACATCCGGTTGCCATTATTTGGTCACTCCCCATCTAGCATGCCATCTCATCAACTGCACCAAACCAATTCTCATTCATATTCAGAATTATTACAAAATGACCAGATTGGTCGTTTTCAGGGGCTTGACATTAGTAGCAAAGGAACAGCTGTTGTAAAGTCCGAAGATCCTTCTCTTTCTGCAAGTGAGAGTAGCACTACATTTTGA